One genomic window of Candidatus Thorarchaeota archaeon includes the following:
- a CDS encoding NAD(P)/FAD-dependent oxidoreductase: MSGKSMIIIGAGIAGLATGCYAQMNGYRSVIFEHHSKAGGLAAAWRRKDYLIDGGIHFLIGHRNGSAINRVYRELGTAEPDTLTDMTSYMRVVDETGDKCIDLTSDLDRLERDLIAAAPEDAKEIQLLLKQVRWMTNAPFLTDLGMSGVPPELRTRFGSLKEMWEMRGLLKFLIGKYAESTREFARRLRSPFLRMVLESIFGPEAPVWFVIMILASVAAGQLGLLKCGCQGFIEPIVRRYEALGGRIIYRSTVTRVIVENDSAVGVTLADGTEHRADIVVSAADGYSTIFQLLGGKYVDDRTVNRYERWRRYDPIVMVSLGVDRQFVSTPPFIVFCMKDPMVIGDRSCRFLPLRLLNYSDEFAPTCKTVIQVMFETDWDHWKKLREDQTGYDGEKARLARETIARLEEVYPGISAQVDMVDVATPFTTWRYTLNDRGSPMGWLMTRESLMTQIPRTLPGLNCFYMAGQWVLPGGGVPACAFTGRNVIQILCRREGKPFVTSM; this comes from the coding sequence GTGAGCGGGAAGTCGATGATAATCATTGGTGCAGGAATCGCAGGACTTGCCACTGGGTGCTATGCGCAGATGAACGGATACAGAAGTGTCATCTTTGAGCATCACTCCAAAGCGGGGGGACTGGCTGCTGCGTGGCGAAGGAAAGACTACCTAATCGACGGGGGCATTCACTTTCTCATCGGGCATCGAAACGGATCTGCCATCAACCGTGTGTACCGGGAACTTGGGACTGCAGAGCCGGACACGCTCACGGACATGACGAGTTATATGAGGGTTGTTGATGAGACAGGCGACAAGTGCATAGATCTCACATCAGACCTTGACAGACTTGAGAGGGACCTGATTGCAGCTGCTCCCGAGGATGCGAAGGAGATTCAGCTCCTTCTCAAGCAGGTCCGATGGATGACAAACGCTCCATTCTTGACAGACCTCGGAATGAGCGGTGTGCCTCCTGAGCTTCGGACTCGCTTCGGCTCGTTGAAGGAGATGTGGGAGATGCGAGGGCTGCTGAAGTTCCTGATTGGGAAGTATGCAGAGTCCACCCGGGAGTTTGCAAGAAGACTCCGTAGTCCGTTCCTCCGGATGGTACTTGAGAGCATCTTCGGACCGGAAGCACCAGTCTGGTTCGTGATAATGATACTTGCCTCCGTAGCCGCAGGTCAGCTAGGTCTCTTGAAGTGCGGCTGTCAGGGCTTCATAGAACCAATCGTCCGAAGATATGAGGCGCTTGGCGGACGCATCATTTACAGGTCCACTGTCACTCGAGTCATCGTCGAGAATGACAGTGCAGTCGGGGTCACACTTGCTGATGGGACCGAACACAGGGCGGACATTGTGGTCTCTGCTGCTGATGGATACTCCACAATCTTCCAGCTCCTTGGTGGGAAGTACGTTGATGACAGGACTGTGAATCGATATGAGCGTTGGAGGCGGTATGATCCGATAGTGATGGTGAGTTTGGGGGTTGACCGGCAGTTCGTTTCAACACCGCCGTTCATCGTGTTCTGCATGAAGGACCCTATGGTCATCGGAGACCGCTCATGTCGCTTCCTTCCCCTGAGGTTGCTCAACTACAGCGACGAGTTCGCGCCCACCTGCAAGACCGTGATTCAGGTAATGTTTGAGACAGACTGGGACCACTGGAAGAAGCTCAGGGAGGACCAGACCGGGTACGATGGAGAGAAGGCCCGGCTGGCAAGGGAGACCATCGCGCGTCTCGAGGAAGTATACCCAGGGATATCCGCTCAGGTTGATATGGTCGATGTGGCCACCCCGTTCACAACGTGGCGATACACTCTCAACGACAGGGGCTCGCCGATGGGCTGGCTGATGACAAGAGAGTCGCTCATGACTCAGATACCCCGGACACTCCCGGGACTGAATTGCTTCTACATGGCCGGACAATGGGTGCTCCCCGGCGGCGGAGTACCAGCGTGCGCATTCACCGGACGTAATGTGATTCAGATACTCTGTCGGCGAGAAGGGAAGCCCTTCGTCACGAGTATGTGA
- the tsaA gene encoding tRNA (N6-threonylcarbamoyladenosine(37)-N6)-methyltransferase TrmO, with translation MSIEIRRIGCVRVSDGPVYSVQLEPEYWDAVLGLEQFSHIIVLWWISGCDTEAARKTLRVHPRTPEGAATPLSGVFATRSPKRPNPIGLSVVRLIDIVESTKSIVVDRIDAFEGSPVIDIKPYMPSSDRVHCPRTPEWASGLPHAHGSP, from the coding sequence GTGAGCATTGAGATAAGACGAATCGGCTGTGTTCGCGTGTCTGATGGCCCTGTGTACTCAGTCCAGTTGGAACCCGAGTACTGGGACGCCGTTCTCGGGCTGGAGCAGTTCTCACACATCATTGTCCTATGGTGGATCTCCGGCTGTGACACGGAAGCTGCACGCAAGACCCTGAGAGTCCATCCGAGAACGCCTGAAGGTGCTGCAACTCCTCTGTCAGGGGTGTTTGCGACAAGGTCCCCAAAGAGACCCAACCCGATAGGGCTTAGCGTTGTGAGACTCATCGACATCGTGGAGTCGACCAAGTCTATCGTAGTGGACCGGATAGATGCTTTTGAAGGCTCGCCGGTGATAGATATCAAGCCGTACATGCCATCATCCGACCGTGTCCATTGTCCAAGGACTCCCGAGTGGGCATCAGGTCTGCCGCACGCCCACGGTTCTCCGTAG
- a CDS encoding mechanosensitive ion channel has product MEIGLANMQSTLFDDFVNFIVTLLTPFGIGDRVIATMIALIPFLAVVYVVYLVVIRSIHLSFRRLGVPIQARTGVVFVVRLFFFAIALVTVMTATSQPGGGAALALTTLIGTAIGLAFSRALSNLVSGLYVFASRPFRVGDYVRIGDTEGLVLEITLNYTRILLPDHTRRFVPNSRVVDEGVVNYRVRVDDYCAEKGIACFQTGQEHDDRHWDDALDKLRFLAKGDEVYRHVFDIDTGRDDNAEALAKAFDEVCDKWQSVFLERPEFFMTHWASGIVYRFAYIVRNPRSILSEGMQFRFEVAQAVLRARAL; this is encoded by the coding sequence GTGGAGATAGGCCTGGCAAATATGCAAAGCACGCTCTTCGATGACTTTGTGAACTTCATCGTGACTCTGCTTACTCCCTTCGGGATCGGTGACCGAGTAATCGCGACAATGATTGCGCTCATCCCCTTCTTGGCAGTGGTCTATGTAGTGTACCTGGTGGTCATCAGGAGCATTCACCTGTCTTTTCGTAGACTCGGTGTGCCAATACAGGCTCGGACCGGAGTGGTATTCGTCGTCCGCCTGTTCTTCTTCGCGATTGCCCTTGTCACTGTGATGACTGCGACCAGCCAGCCCGGAGGCGGTGCTGCTCTTGCCCTGACTACATTGATAGGTACTGCCATCGGTCTGGCCTTCTCAAGAGCATTGTCGAATCTTGTGAGCGGCCTCTATGTGTTTGCTTCAAGGCCCTTCCGGGTCGGAGACTACGTGCGCATAGGTGACACCGAAGGGCTAGTCTTGGAGATCACGCTGAACTACACCCGGATACTTCTTCCGGACCACACCAGGCGGTTCGTCCCCAACAGCAGAGTGGTTGATGAGGGTGTCGTGAACTACAGAGTCCGCGTCGATGACTACTGTGCGGAGAAGGGAATTGCGTGCTTCCAGACGGGTCAGGAACATGATGATCGGCACTGGGACGACGCACTTGACAAACTGAGATTCCTTGCGAAGGGCGATGAGGTGTATCGTCATGTGTTCGACATTGATACGGGTCGGGATGATAACGCGGAGGCGCTGGCCAAGGCGTTCGATGAGGTCTGCGACAAGTGGCAGTCTGTCTTTCTTGAACGACCCGAGTTCTTCATGACTCACTGGGCCAGTGGTATCGTCTACAGGTTCGCCTACATCGTGAGGAATCCCCGGTCAATACTCTCCGAGGGGATGCAGTTCCGGTTCGAGGTCGCTCAGGCGGTGTTGAGGGCAAGGGCTCTCTGA
- the corA gene encoding magnesium/cobalt transporter CorA, translating into MNRSDPASTDETTTRTRIQILDYFEDGSRRAGEAQPQECVPPPPEVRVRWIHVTGVHDASMVENVCQPFQIHPLIVEDIVRRDQRPKLDILDNGVYVVLRAFAVAKGTPELIRSEQVSVLILDRTVVSFEEVEPQVFELIARRMAGARPSAKTVSSDMLAHTILDLIVDGYFVALESLGDEIELLEDTIVETAASQEVLGRVYELKRAVMDMRRHVWPLREAVLKLNHAEIPLVKESSSLYFRDLYGNIIETVDMLEIYREAISGLMDIYLSAVSNRLNEVMKVLTVISTIFIPMTLLASIYGMNFEYMPELHWPYSYPILLALMLSLGIALLVLFRKRGWV; encoded by the coding sequence ATGAACAGGAGCGACCCTGCGTCAACCGATGAGACGACCACGAGAACGCGCATTCAGATCCTTGACTACTTCGAAGACGGGTCGAGGAGAGCGGGAGAGGCTCAGCCGCAGGAATGCGTCCCGCCGCCACCAGAAGTCCGCGTCAGGTGGATTCACGTCACAGGTGTTCATGATGCGAGTATGGTTGAGAATGTGTGTCAGCCATTCCAGATTCACCCTCTGATAGTGGAAGACATCGTGAGACGAGACCAGAGACCGAAGCTTGATATTCTAGACAATGGGGTATACGTCGTGCTGCGGGCGTTTGCCGTCGCCAAGGGCACACCAGAACTCATCAGGTCGGAGCAAGTCAGTGTACTAATCTTGGACCGAACAGTAGTCTCATTCGAGGAGGTTGAACCTCAGGTCTTTGAGTTGATTGCCCGGAGAATGGCTGGTGCTCGACCGTCTGCCAAGACAGTGTCATCCGACATGCTGGCCCACACGATTCTTGACCTCATCGTGGATGGTTACTTTGTGGCGCTTGAGAGTCTGGGAGACGAGATAGAGCTGCTTGAGGATACAATCGTGGAGACAGCCGCCTCGCAGGAGGTGCTTGGCCGCGTATACGAACTGAAGCGCGCGGTCATGGACATGCGTCGTCACGTCTGGCCACTCAGAGAAGCGGTCCTGAAACTCAACCATGCAGAGATCCCACTCGTCAAGGAGTCCTCCAGCCTATACTTTCGGGACCTGTATGGCAACATAATCGAGACCGTCGACATGTTGGAGATATACCGAGAGGCCATCAGCGGACTCATGGACATCTATCTCTCAGCGGTGAGCAACAGACTCAATGAGGTGATGAAGGTCCTCACAGTCATCTCCACGATATTCATTCCTATGACGCTTCTCGCCAGCATCTATGGTATGAACTTCGAGTATATGCCTGAACTCCATTGGCCCTACAGCTACCCGATTCTTCTCGCCCTGATGCTCTCGTTAGGAATCGCCCTGCTCGTACTATTCCGAAAGCGTGGATGGGTCTAG